In the genome of Hymenobacter taeanensis, one region contains:
- a CDS encoding urease accessory protein UreF, which produces MSTRLARLLHLADSALPTGGFAYSYGLESSRTFGLIRHAAGLRNYLYSYLQQVISLDVPFLSSCFALDWPTEAPQLRGIVEEYDAMLLVPGLHRASLAQSKNWLQLLGSFYPESGLDSLRAWFSAEGVPLHFVPVLALALRRLGYSCSELHTLYLHLMLRDQISAAIRLGCLGPMEGHRLQHNFYSLFDHLLAGAEAANYHTATRSATLLDAAQILHEQVYSRLFQN; this is translated from the coding sequence ATGTCTACTCGCCTTGCTCGTTTGCTGCACCTAGCTGATTCGGCGTTGCCGACGGGTGGGTTTGCGTACTCGTATGGGTTGGAGAGCAGCCGCACATTTGGGCTTATTCGGCATGCAGCGGGGTTGCGCAATTACCTATACTCATATCTGCAGCAGGTTATCAGTCTGGATGTGCCCTTTTTGAGCTCCTGCTTTGCGCTAGACTGGCCTACTGAAGCGCCGCAGCTACGCGGTATTGTGGAAGAATATGATGCCATGCTGCTGGTGCCGGGCCTGCATCGGGCCAGCCTGGCGCAAAGCAAGAACTGGCTACAGTTGCTCGGCTCATTTTACCCCGAGAGTGGCCTAGACAGCCTCCGGGCCTGGTTTTCAGCCGAAGGGGTGCCACTCCACTTTGTACCGGTGCTGGCCCTGGCGTTGCGGCGGCTAGGCTACAGCTGCTCCGAGCTGCACACGCTCTATTTACACCTGATGCTCCGCGACCAGATCAGTGCGGCCATTAGGTTGGGCTGCCTGGGGCCCATGGAAGGTCACCGCCTACAGCACAATTTCTATTCTTTGTTCGACCACCTGCTGGCCGGGGCCGAAGCGGCCAACTACCACACGGCTACGCGCTCCGCTACTCTGCTCGATGCCGCGCAGATACTGCACGAGCAGGTGTATTCCCGTCTTTTTCAAAACTAG
- the ureG gene encoding urease accessory protein UreG yields MAFIDKLALLLHGHAHESYESPGDFAQRETRRLPPYRNFRKRAFTVGIGGPVGTGKTALLKALCERLRHEFELGVVTNDIFTSEDAEFLIRHSALSEDRIVGVETGGCPHAAIREDISLNMDALEGLMTRFDNRLDYLFVESGGDNLAAHFSRELVDYSIYVIDVSGGDKIPRKGGPGITQSDLLVINKTDLAELVRADLNVMDRDARKMRSNGPFLFARALHGVGLEEIIAQIHAAKARALEQVREDRR; encoded by the coding sequence ATGGCCTTTATCGATAAGCTGGCGTTGCTCCTGCACGGCCACGCCCACGAATCCTACGAGTCGCCGGGCGACTTTGCCCAGCGCGAGACGCGGCGCCTGCCGCCCTACCGCAACTTCCGGAAACGCGCCTTCACGGTGGGCATTGGCGGGCCCGTGGGTACCGGCAAAACGGCCCTGCTTAAAGCCCTGTGCGAGCGGCTGCGCCACGAGTTTGAGCTGGGCGTGGTCACCAACGACATCTTCACCAGCGAAGACGCGGAGTTCCTGATCAGGCACAGTGCCCTGAGCGAAGACCGCATTGTGGGCGTGGAAACCGGCGGCTGCCCCCACGCTGCCATTCGGGAGGACATATCCCTGAACATGGACGCGCTGGAAGGCCTAATGACCCGCTTTGACAATAGGCTCGACTACCTGTTTGTGGAAAGCGGCGGCGACAACCTGGCCGCCCACTTCAGCCGCGAGCTGGTTGATTACTCCATCTATGTCATCGACGTATCGGGCGGCGACAAAATCCCGCGCAAGGGTGGCCCCGGCATCACGCAGTCAGACCTACTCGTCATCAACAAAACCGACTTAGCAGAGCTTGTGCGCGCCGACCTAAATGTGATGGACCGCGACGCCCGCAAAATGCGTAGCAACGGCCCATTCCTGTTTGCCCGCGCCTTGCATGGCGTGGGCTTAGAGGAAATCATTGCCCAGATTCACGCTGCTAAAGCGCGTGCTTTGGAGCAGGTGCGTGAAGACCGACGATAG
- a CDS encoding acyltransferase family protein — translation MSVSTAVASPGASLPTTSRAAGRLLSLDVFRGLTIVLMLLVNSPGDWHFYYAPLTHAAWDGFHLADLVFPAFVFIMGVAVVYGMAAVREHPEQHRRVLWRVTRRVLVMLVLGLLIGLLPKFYFTSFRIPGVLQRLALVYGLSALCFLKLSWRQQAWLTVALLVGYALLLQAVPVPGLGHASLEKATNLGAWLDRLLFTKDHLYVNEEGWDPESLLGLLPTLASSLLGLLAGQWLRASSPGAPTKTVWLFVVSSGALLLGLIWDGWFPINKALWSSSFVLYAGGISGLMLAALYFLLDAQGWRPRWTWLLIACGSNTLVVFFGSEALERVLTRLKLHHPDGSVFYPRDWLYNTLCRPYFANPYHASLAWALVYTCLWIGLLAFLYRRRIFITA, via the coding sequence ATGTCTGTTTCTACTGCTGTGGCTTCTCCCGGCGCCTCGCTTCCTACTACCAGCCGCGCGGCTGGGCGGCTTCTTTCGCTCGATGTGTTCCGGGGGCTAACTATTGTGCTCATGCTGCTGGTGAACAGCCCCGGCGACTGGCACTTTTACTACGCTCCCCTCACGCACGCCGCCTGGGATGGCTTTCATTTAGCCGACCTCGTTTTTCCGGCCTTTGTGTTTATTATGGGGGTGGCGGTGGTCTATGGAATGGCCGCCGTGCGGGAGCACCCAGAGCAGCACCGGCGGGTGCTCTGGCGGGTAACCCGGCGCGTATTGGTAATGCTGGTGCTTGGGCTGCTGATTGGCTTGCTGCCAAAATTTTACTTTACCTCCTTCCGCATTCCGGGCGTTTTGCAGCGGTTGGCCCTTGTATATGGCCTGAGCGCTTTATGTTTCTTAAAGCTAAGCTGGCGCCAGCAGGCATGGCTAACAGTTGCCTTACTGGTGGGCTATGCCTTGTTGCTGCAGGCAGTGCCGGTACCAGGCCTAGGCCACGCTAGTTTAGAGAAAGCTACTAACCTGGGAGCCTGGCTCGACCGCCTGCTCTTCACCAAAGACCACCTCTACGTAAATGAGGAAGGCTGGGACCCGGAGTCGCTACTAGGCCTGCTGCCTACCCTGGCCAGCAGCCTGCTGGGGCTACTCGCGGGCCAATGGCTGCGCGCGTCGAGCCCCGGGGCACCTACCAAGACGGTCTGGCTGTTTGTGGTAAGTAGCGGCGCCCTCCTTCTGGGCCTGATCTGGGACGGCTGGTTCCCCATCAATAAGGCCCTCTGGAGCAGCTCCTTTGTGCTTTACGCCGGAGGCATATCGGGCCTGATGCTGGCGGCATTGTATTTCCTGCTTGATGCGCAGGGTTGGCGCCCCCGCTGGACGTGGCTGCTGATTGCCTGCGGCAGCAACACGCTGGTGGTGTTTTTTGGGAGTGAGGCTCTGGAGCGCGTGCTCACGCGGCTCAAGCTCCACCACCCCGATGGCTCCGTCTTTTACCCCCGCGACTGGCTATATAACACACTTTGCCGGCCGTATTTTGCCAATCCTTACCACGCCTCGCTGGCTTGGGCCCTGGTGTATACCTGCCTCTGGATTGGCCTGCTCGCGTTCCTGTATCGCCGCCGCATTTTTATTACGGCTTAA
- a CDS encoding sensor histidine kinase translates to MAYLSSSISMEYSSRLPLPPDTLQLRDTAAVFRPPALQYCLESSVHPGSGAGVAALWAGGRFQPVGRRVFQAGFTQDRLWLRAVVVNSLSRRARFVWSLYSFVDSATLFVQPGGRGIPRYAAGTNCRLVAARRPFAARPHCLPFWLEPHERAVLYLAVDNHTGAYYLPTRFASAEGFMVHEYNLLFTSNWSWLLGLFLSSVLLNLLLYFLLHDPIHLWYAAYVLFGTWFLIMEDGLDGGLLSQRAYALGWQLGQYGVMLLAMACGLRIMALFLRLRQGWPRLWWLSIGLSVGAATYVLAYALFYQEALQAGPQVLAMLNGGREAMLWLLLLGGCFIVFTVWAKGRKPQRQLARLYGLTYFFFFAGASNFLLNHTGWFNIHLVEPNALAWGLTLELLTLSGLLTVRFRNSQRQNAELRLRQAHERAAASHRLIAAQEHEKQALLAQKNETLEHEVNQRTQELQHSLTDLRATQAQLIQKEKMASLGELTAGIAHEMQNPLNFVNNFAEVSTELLADLKEAQAAGDAAEVTALADDIHQNLAKIHQHGQRAAGIVRGMLEHSQTRAGERRSTDLNRLCDEYLHLAYQGLRAKDESFTAELSTDYLADLPEVLVVSTDVGRVLLNLFANAFYAVRQRQQAGNEGYQAQVRVRTLVLHQQVQIQVTDNGMGMTPEVQAKIFQPFFTTKPPGEGTGLGLSLSHDIIAQGHGGTLTVESRPGAGATFTVSLPLNGLA, encoded by the coding sequence GTGGCTTACCTTTCTAGCTCCATCAGCATGGAGTACTCCTCGAGGCTGCCCTTGCCCCCCGACACGCTACAACTGCGTGACACGGCCGCCGTGTTTCGTCCCCCCGCCCTGCAATATTGCCTGGAATCCAGCGTGCACCCTGGGTCTGGAGCCGGGGTAGCGGCGTTATGGGCAGGCGGGCGCTTTCAACCAGTTGGCCGCCGTGTCTTCCAGGCTGGCTTCACGCAGGACCGGTTATGGCTGCGAGCCGTGGTTGTGAACTCGTTGAGCCGCCGCGCCCGCTTTGTCTGGAGCCTATACTCATTTGTTGATAGTGCCACCCTTTTCGTGCAGCCCGGTGGGCGGGGCATACCCCGCTATGCAGCGGGTACCAATTGCCGGCTGGTGGCTGCTCGCCGGCCCTTTGCGGCGCGGCCTCATTGCTTGCCCTTTTGGCTGGAACCTCACGAGCGCGCGGTGCTTTACCTCGCCGTCGACAACCATACGGGGGCTTACTACCTGCCCACTCGCTTTGCGTCGGCTGAAGGATTTATGGTTCATGAATACAACTTATTGTTTACCAGCAACTGGTCCTGGCTGCTAGGCCTGTTTTTGAGCAGTGTCCTGCTCAATCTGCTGCTTTATTTTCTGTTACACGATCCAATTCATCTGTGGTACGCCGCCTACGTGCTGTTCGGCACGTGGTTTCTAATAATGGAAGACGGCCTCGACGGGGGACTCCTGTCTCAGAGAGCCTACGCGCTGGGCTGGCAACTCGGTCAATACGGAGTTATGTTACTGGCAATGGCCTGCGGCCTGCGCATAATGGCCCTGTTCCTGCGGTTGCGCCAAGGGTGGCCCCGGCTATGGTGGTTAAGCATTGGGCTGAGTGTTGGGGCGGCAACCTACGTGCTGGCCTATGCACTATTCTACCAGGAGGCCTTACAAGCCGGTCCACAGGTCCTGGCTATGCTCAACGGCGGCCGCGAGGCGATGCTGTGGTTGCTGCTGCTGGGCGGCTGCTTTATTGTGTTCACGGTTTGGGCCAAGGGGCGTAAGCCGCAGCGGCAGCTGGCTCGCCTGTATGGGCTTACTTATTTCTTTTTTTTCGCTGGGGCCAGCAACTTTCTGCTCAATCACACGGGGTGGTTTAACATCCATCTGGTCGAGCCCAACGCTCTGGCCTGGGGCCTGACCCTGGAGCTCTTAACCCTCAGCGGCCTACTCACCGTGCGCTTCCGCAATTCGCAACGCCAGAATGCTGAGCTGCGCCTGCGGCAGGCACACGAGCGTGCCGCCGCCAGCCATCGCCTCATCGCCGCCCAAGAGCATGAAAAGCAAGCGCTTCTGGCGCAGAAAAACGAAACGCTAGAGCACGAGGTAAACCAGCGCACCCAGGAACTGCAGCACTCCCTCACCGACCTGCGCGCCACGCAAGCTCAACTTATCCAAAAGGAAAAAATGGCGAGTTTGGGCGAGTTAACGGCGGGTATTGCGCACGAGATGCAGAACCCGCTCAACTTCGTTAACAACTTCGCCGAAGTCAGTACTGAGCTGCTGGCCGACCTGAAAGAAGCGCAGGCGGCCGGCGACGCTGCGGAAGTTACAGCCTTGGCCGACGACATACACCAGAACCTGGCCAAGATTCACCAGCACGGCCAACGAGCGGCCGGCATTGTGCGCGGCATGTTGGAGCACAGCCAGACCCGGGCTGGTGAACGTCGTTCCACGGACCTGAACCGCCTCTGCGACGAGTACTTGCACCTGGCCTACCAAGGTCTGCGGGCCAAAGACGAGAGCTTCACTGCCGAGTTGAGCACTGATTACCTAGCGGATCTACCGGAGGTGCTGGTAGTGAGCACAGACGTGGGCCGGGTCCTGCTGAACTTGTTCGCCAATGCCTTTTACGCCGTGCGCCAGCGCCAGCAAGCGGGTAATGAAGGCTACCAGGCCCAGGTGAGGGTACGCACGCTTGTACTCCATCAGCAGGTGCAAATTCAGGTGACAGATAACGGCATGGGCATGACGCCAGAAGTGCAGGCCAAGATTTTTCAGCCTTTCTTCACCACCAAGCCCCCGGGTGAGGGTACGGGCCTAGGACTTTCGCTGTCTCATGATATCATCGCCCAAGGCCACGGTGGCACCTTAACCGTAGAGAGCCGGCCGGGTGCAGGCGCCACCTTCACCGTGAGCTTGCCCCTAAACGGATTGGCATAG
- a CDS encoding DUF1353 domain-containing protein, which translates to MPVPTRPNDPHEISTADFVFTDCNDRKWTAPNRTITDGASIPSAFLSLIGDRYDDRWRGAALVHDAYCGAGNSGGTSFHRAPWRSVHRMFYAACLAGKTPRRKALLMYAAVYWGGPRWNVVPSDTVPLVFANRKRTDLTSDDRLAARLDLSNVSQLLRDRQFVEVADFIMASGRRGVSLDALEALLQSAADSVHVGKVLPLRAGSITPKVAREMKKAGRGDLLNSTNDNRVNSGGY; encoded by the coding sequence ATGCCGGTTCCAACCAGGCCAAATGACCCGCATGAGATATCTACGGCCGACTTTGTGTTTACTGATTGCAACGACCGCAAATGGACTGCTCCAAATCGCACTATAACCGACGGAGCTTCCATCCCTTCCGCATTCTTGTCGCTGATTGGGGACCGGTACGACGACCGATGGCGCGGCGCGGCGCTGGTCCATGATGCTTACTGCGGGGCTGGTAACAGCGGCGGCACTTCATTTCACCGGGCCCCCTGGAGAAGTGTGCACCGGATGTTTTACGCGGCCTGTTTGGCCGGAAAGACGCCAAGGCGCAAAGCCTTGCTCATGTACGCCGCTGTTTATTGGGGTGGGCCCCGTTGGAATGTTGTTCCCTCTGACACCGTACCGCTCGTATTCGCGAACCGAAAGCGGACCGACCTGACGTCTGACGACCGGCTCGCGGCGCGTCTTGATTTATCCAACGTATCGCAGTTGCTACGGGATCGGCAATTTGTTGAAGTAGCCGACTTCATCATGGCATCTGGTCGCAGAGGCGTATCGCTTGATGCCTTGGAGGCGCTGCTGCAGTCCGCTGCTGATAGCGTGCACGTAGGCAAAGTGCTGCCTCTTCGCGCGGGCTCTATAACCCCAAAGGTGGCCCGTGAGATGAAGAAAGCAGGTCGTGGTGACCTGCTTAACTCAACCAATGACAACCGTGTGAACTCGGGAGGGTATTAG
- a CDS encoding urease accessory protein UreD, with product MPFVPAPPTWSEIAVSQVRGQSVLTTCRNVQPLKVLNPRAPAGSCHVVLSSYGGGMVAGDVIQLQLTAHAGTRLFLGTQANTKIFRSVGGQVAEQTINGFLESNALVAVLPDPVVLQAHSRYRQRQHWHLAPDAVLLLADWFHSGRIDNGEQFAFTSFESELRVTVGGRLTVLDRFNFQPAEHIATSPANFDRYQTALSVYLVGHPTDDRFRQLASTLAELQTISREALPEDLSEQEFVVAVAPAKPGVLVLRALGTSRQALQPVYERLGQALAETELLAHHPGQRKY from the coding sequence ATGCCGTTTGTACCTGCGCCCCCCACTTGGAGTGAAATTGCTGTATCTCAGGTGCGGGGCCAGTCGGTGCTGACGACGTGCCGCAACGTGCAGCCGCTGAAGGTTCTGAACCCACGCGCCCCGGCCGGGAGCTGCCACGTGGTGCTTTCCAGCTACGGCGGCGGCATGGTAGCCGGCGACGTTATTCAGCTCCAGCTCACGGCCCACGCCGGCACCCGCCTGTTTTTAGGCACTCAGGCCAACACAAAAATTTTCCGCTCGGTAGGCGGCCAGGTAGCTGAGCAAACCATCAACGGCTTCTTAGAGAGCAATGCGCTGGTGGCCGTTCTGCCCGACCCCGTAGTGCTGCAGGCCCACAGCCGGTACCGCCAGCGCCAGCATTGGCACCTAGCCCCCGATGCGGTGCTGCTGCTCGCCGACTGGTTTCACTCGGGCCGCATAGACAACGGAGAGCAGTTTGCTTTCACGTCGTTTGAGTCGGAGCTGCGCGTTACGGTTGGGGGCCGCCTCACCGTACTTGACCGGTTTAACTTTCAGCCCGCAGAGCACATTGCCACCTCTCCCGCCAACTTCGACCGCTACCAAACCGCCCTTTCCGTGTACCTGGTAGGCCACCCCACCGACGACCGTTTTCGGCAACTGGCCAGCACGCTGGCGGAGCTACAGACCATCAGCCGGGAAGCTTTGCCCGAAGATTTGTCGGAGCAGGAGTTTGTGGTGGCAGTGGCGCCAGCAAAGCCTGGTGTGTTAGTACTGCGGGCGCTGGGTACCAGCCGCCAGGCCCTGCAACCCGTTTATGAGCGGCTAGGCCAGGCCCTGGCAGAAACCGAGCTTCTCGCCCATCATCCGGGCCAGCGCAAGTATTAA
- a CDS encoding alpha/beta hydrolase family protein: protein MKNLLPLLGLLLPLGAAAQTTNPHPLTARDLQQLRDVRDAHFSPDGQWVTYVVSQADTAADKGNADVWMARYDGSRNLRVTTSPDNETAPRFSPDGLYLSFLSSRGEGEEGHAQLWLLNRNGGEAEKVTKLKGSVSDYVWAPDGKRLALIIRDADPDSLTAVQKAKKKTPPVIVVDRFQFKQDVDGYLNKQRQHLYVFDVAARKLSKLTSGIYDEYSPSWSPDGKQLVFVSKRGDDPDRHDNFDLYAMEATPGAQPRQLTTTDVADSAPSNWSGRPVWSPDGKQIAFVEGGPKDQLVYGLHQLAVIPATGGTPKLLTSGLDRNTLKPQWSKDGKSLYFLLEDDRAQVLARVPASGGKVERVLDGKREITEFELGPKGQVVVVNSEPLLPDEVFAFEKKDLRPLSKQNDAWLKTVQLGAVEPIQGKSKDGTLVSGFLVKPVGYQAGQKYPTVLRIHGGPVSQFAYSFSPEWQVLAAHGYAVVASNPRGSSGRGLEFSRAIYADWGNKDSEDALSVVDYAVQQGIADPARLGVGGWSYGGILTDHLIARDKRFKAATSGAGIANVLAGYGTDQYIRDYETELGTPWEHTDVWMRISYPFFHAGQISTPTLFLCGEKDFNVPLLNTEQMYQALQSLKVPTQLVIYPGQFHGINKPSYVKDRYDRYLAWYDKYLKSGTTTAGGQ, encoded by the coding sequence ATGAAAAACCTCCTACCCTTACTGGGGCTGCTGCTACCCCTCGGCGCGGCCGCACAAACTACCAACCCACACCCCCTCACGGCCCGCGACTTACAGCAGCTCCGTGACGTGCGCGATGCCCATTTCTCGCCCGATGGCCAATGGGTAACCTACGTGGTGAGCCAAGCCGATACCGCCGCCGACAAAGGCAACGCCGACGTATGGATGGCCCGCTACGACGGCTCCCGCAACTTGCGCGTAACCACTAGCCCCGATAATGAAACGGCCCCGCGCTTCTCACCCGATGGCCTGTACCTGAGCTTCCTGTCAAGCCGCGGAGAAGGGGAGGAGGGCCACGCCCAGCTCTGGCTGCTGAACCGCAATGGCGGCGAGGCCGAGAAAGTAACCAAGCTGAAAGGTAGCGTATCTGACTACGTGTGGGCGCCCGATGGTAAGCGCCTGGCCCTCATCATCCGCGACGCCGACCCCGATTCTCTCACGGCCGTGCAAAAGGCCAAGAAGAAAACGCCACCGGTGATTGTAGTAGACCGGTTTCAGTTTAAGCAAGACGTAGATGGCTACCTCAACAAGCAGCGCCAGCACCTGTACGTGTTTGATGTAGCAGCGCGTAAGCTGTCAAAGCTTACCTCAGGCATTTATGACGAATACTCGCCCTCTTGGAGCCCCGACGGCAAGCAGCTGGTGTTTGTGAGCAAGCGCGGCGACGACCCCGACCGCCACGATAACTTTGACCTCTACGCCATGGAGGCTACCCCCGGCGCCCAGCCGCGCCAGCTCACCACCACCGACGTGGCCGACAGCGCCCCCAGCAACTGGAGCGGCCGCCCCGTGTGGAGCCCCGATGGCAAGCAGATTGCCTTTGTGGAAGGGGGCCCCAAAGACCAACTCGTGTATGGCCTGCACCAGTTGGCCGTAATTCCGGCTACTGGCGGCACGCCTAAGCTGCTCACCAGTGGCCTAGACCGCAACACCCTGAAGCCGCAGTGGTCGAAGGATGGCAAGAGCCTGTACTTCCTGCTCGAAGACGACCGTGCTCAGGTGCTGGCTCGCGTGCCTGCTTCGGGGGGCAAAGTAGAGCGGGTGCTGGATGGGAAGCGCGAAATCACGGAGTTTGAACTGGGCCCCAAAGGGCAGGTGGTAGTAGTAAACAGTGAGCCGCTGCTGCCCGATGAGGTGTTTGCCTTCGAGAAGAAAGATCTGCGGCCGCTTTCCAAGCAGAATGATGCCTGGCTGAAAACTGTGCAGCTGGGAGCTGTAGAGCCTATTCAGGGCAAGAGCAAGGATGGCACCCTCGTGAGTGGTTTCCTGGTGAAGCCCGTGGGCTACCAGGCGGGCCAGAAGTACCCCACGGTGCTTCGCATTCACGGCGGACCGGTGTCGCAGTTTGCGTACAGCTTCTCGCCGGAGTGGCAGGTGCTGGCGGCGCACGGCTACGCGGTGGTGGCCAGTAACCCCCGCGGCAGCTCCGGCCGGGGCCTGGAATTCAGCCGCGCTATTTACGCCGACTGGGGCAACAAAGACTCGGAAGATGCCCTATCAGTGGTAGACTACGCCGTACAGCAAGGTATTGCTGACCCTGCCCGCCTGGGTGTGGGGGGCTGGAGCTACGGTGGCATCCTCACGGACCATCTTATTGCCCGCGACAAGCGCTTCAAGGCGGCCACCAGCGGCGCTGGTATTGCCAACGTGCTGGCCGGCTACGGCACCGACCAGTACATCCGCGACTACGAAACGGAGCTGGGCACGCCCTGGGAACACACCGATGTGTGGATGCGCATTTCGTACCCCTTCTTCCATGCCGGCCAAATCAGCACGCCCACGCTGTTTTTGTGCGGTGAAAAGGACTTCAACGTGCCCCTGCTGAACACTGAGCAGATGTACCAGGCCCTGCAGAGCCTGAAAGTGCCCACCCAGCTTGTTATCTACCCTGGCCAGTTCCACGGTATCAATAAGCCCAGTTACGTGAAAGACCGCTACGACCGGTACCTGGCTTGGTACGACAAGTACCTGAAGTCTGGCACTACTACTGCCGGCGGGCAGTAA
- a CDS encoding PH domain-containing protein: protein MGILDALLGNASETNAQEIQVELSQLLAPGEEVRNAYAVIRDLLVFTTKRLILVDKQGVTGKKREYLSLPYRSIERFSMETTGHFDLDAELKIWVRGQTEPISKTFRNDKNIYDVYRALSQFAV, encoded by the coding sequence ATGGGAATTCTCGATGCCCTCCTCGGTAACGCTTCTGAAACTAACGCCCAGGAAATTCAAGTGGAGCTAAGCCAGCTGCTGGCGCCCGGCGAAGAAGTGCGCAACGCCTACGCCGTTATCCGCGACCTGCTGGTGTTTACTACCAAGCGCCTGATTCTGGTAGATAAGCAGGGCGTAACAGGCAAGAAACGTGAATACCTGAGCCTGCCGTACCGGAGCATTGAGCGGTTCTCGATGGAAACCACCGGCCATTTTGATCTGGATGCGGAACTGAAAATCTGGGTGCGGGGCCAAACGGAGCCCATCAGCAAAACCTTCCGCAACGACAAGAATATTTATGACGTGTACCGCGCTTTAAGCCAGTTTGCGGTCTAG